A genome region from Carassius carassius chromosome 23, fCarCar2.1, whole genome shotgun sequence includes the following:
- the c23h19orf47 gene encoding uncharacterized protein C19orf47 homolog, producing the protein MLRHKVSATRWFFPGKMATVTTATSEWIQFFRDAGIPPGLAVNYAVSFVDNRIQKSMLMDLSKEIMMDLGITVIGDIIAILKHAKHVYRQDMCKTTTEAISSGQTSVQAELRRTANTPATRMIANALSRDSPPSTPARRPDNRISVTVSNASAKTVPSKPAEENGLKVKRRRVTREMEGKYIINMPKGTTARTRHLLAQQAKKAKVLKRTSVFDRLGAESKADTTSANKHPTGVFSRLGEAEEDEKGGGKTDGVAEALEDNDSDGEGSVLQYAGVLKRPPPTSKKETVTAKSKPLTLRRLGAKYKLPLSEGTPPISSSTSSSSQEGTPKLGVLQRLGKAPSVNPTSSTPLVSQPADTQDSRVTSSRSKAQGSFALASHKVSSSTGDTHGAQMDAGAVSVFKRLGARKT; encoded by the exons ATGTTACGTCACAAGGTTTCCGCAACGCGTTGGTTTTTCCCTGGGAAGATGGCGACGGTCACAACAG ccaCCTCAGAATGGATCCAGTTCTTCAGAGATGCTGGGATCCCTCCTGGACTGGCTGTCAACTACGCAGTGTCTTTTGTTGATAACAG GATTCAGAAAAGCATGCTTATGGACCTCAGTAAGGAAATAATGATGGACTTGGGAATTACAGTCATCGGGGACATCATAGCCATTCTCAAACATGCAAAGCATGTGTATAGACAg GATATGTGTAAAACGACAACCGAGGCCATTTCGTCTGGACAGACTAGTGTACAGGCTGAACTGAGACGTACTGCTAACACTC CTGCCACCCGCATGATTGCCAATGCTCTGAGCCGGGACTCCCCACCAAGCACGCCTGCTCGGCGCCCTGACAACCGAATTTCAGTAACCGTCTCCAACGCCAGTGCCAAAACAG TGCCCAGCAAGCCAGCAGAAGAAAATGGGTTGAAAGTGAAGCGCCGGCGAGTCACAAGAGAAATGGAGGGGAAATATATCATAAACATGCCAAAAGGCACAACAGCTCGCACTCGACACCTCCTAGCACAGCAGGCAAAGAAAG CTAAGGTTTTAAAGCGTACTTCAGTGTTTGATAGACTTGGAGCAGAGTCTAAGGCAGACACCACCTCAGCCAATAAG caCCCAACAGGTGTGTTTAGCCGGCTGGGTGAAGCAGAGGAAGATGAAAAGGGTGGAGGAAAGACCGATGGTGTTGCAGAGGCTTTAGAGGACAATGACAGCGACGGTGAGGGCTCAGTGCTACAATATGCCGGCGTTCTTAAACGACCCCCACCCACTTCTAAAAAAGAGACTGTAACTGCCAAATCTAAACCCCTCACTCTGCGTAGACTAGGTGCAAAGTACAAACTCCCCTTATCTGAAGGTACACCACCTATCTCCTCCTCTACCTCCTCCTCCAGCCAGGAGGGGACCCCCAAACTGGGTGTACTCCAGAGACTGGGCAAGGCCCCATCAGTCAACCCTACCTCTTCGACCCCTCTAGTCAGTCAGCCTGCAGACACCCAGGACAGTCGTGTTAcgagtagcagaagcaaagcccAGGGCAGCTTTGCTCTGGCCAGCCATAAGGTCAGTAGTAGCACAGGCGACACTCACGGGGCTCAGATGGACGCTGGGGCAGTCAGTGTATTCAAGAGACTGGGAGCCCGGAAAACCTAA